A stretch of the Porifericola rhodea genome encodes the following:
- the atpC gene encoding ATP synthase F1 subunit epsilon: MHLTIITPDKQVFDGEVEMATFPGSDGSFQVLNNHAPLISSLSKGNISYRTKDTTSSVYVEGGVVEVLNNNISVLAEKASK, from the coding sequence ATGCATCTGACGATCATTACTCCAGATAAGCAGGTTTTTGACGGTGAGGTAGAAATGGCTACATTTCCCGGTAGCGATGGTTCATTTCAGGTATTAAATAACCATGCTCCTTTAATTAGCTCATTAAGCAAAGGAAATATCAGCTACCGTACTAAAGACACTACTTCTTCCGTTTATGTAGAAGGCGGTGTAGTAGAGGTACTGAACAATAATATTTCGGTACTTGCCGAAAAAGCGTCTAAGTAA
- a CDS encoding DUF6787 family protein, whose product MGWIQNLQSRWEVKSTWQVIVILIVFACTGFTVMFLKQPLYKLAGITEQTSAWIKVPYYMLTVLPVYQLVLLAYGFVFGQFQFFWKFEKRMFKGMAKLFGVRYDSESKSA is encoded by the coding sequence ATGGGCTGGATACAGAATCTACAATCTCGTTGGGAAGTTAAAAGTACCTGGCAGGTTATCGTTATTTTAATTGTGTTTGCCTGTACAGGCTTTACAGTAATGTTTTTAAAACAACCCTTGTACAAACTGGCAGGAATTACCGAACAAACTTCTGCCTGGATTAAAGTTCCATACTATATGTTAACAGTTTTACCTGTATACCAGCTTGTACTACTTGCTTATGGCTTTGTTTTTGGCCAGTTCCAATTCTTCTGGAAGTTCGAGAAGCGTATGTTTAAAGGTATGGCTAAGTTGTTTGGAGTGCGTTACGATAGTGAAAGTAAAAGCGCATAA
- a CDS encoding RluA family pseudouridine synthase, whose product MPQLDILYEDNHLLVVNKRAGMLVQGDQTGDEPLVEAGKAYIKEKYDKPGAVFLGVVHRLDRPVSGVLVLARTSKALSRMNRLFQTKEVQKTYWAIVSSKPPQSVSTLVHWMRKDNTRNISKTYNKEVQDSKRAELEFSLKMHKQDQYLLEVKPLTGRSHQIRAQLASMGCPIMGDLKYGYPSPNADQNIALHARHLSFIHPVKKEKVHFSAPLPSTPYWEAFQNINS is encoded by the coding sequence ATGCCACAATTAGATATATTATACGAAGACAATCACCTGCTGGTGGTCAACAAAAGAGCAGGTATGCTGGTACAAGGTGACCAGACGGGAGATGAACCTCTTGTAGAAGCTGGTAAAGCTTATATCAAAGAGAAATACGATAAGCCGGGCGCGGTATTTTTAGGTGTGGTTCACCGGCTGGACAGGCCAGTAAGTGGTGTGTTGGTACTGGCACGTACATCTAAAGCTTTAAGTCGTATGAATAGGCTTTTTCAGACAAAGGAAGTTCAAAAAACTTATTGGGCAATAGTATCTTCAAAACCGCCACAGTCAGTAAGCACCCTGGTTCATTGGATGCGCAAAGATAATACGCGCAATATTAGCAAAACCTACAATAAAGAAGTGCAGGACAGTAAAAGAGCGGAGTTAGAGTTTAGTTTAAAAATGCACAAACAAGATCAATATTTACTTGAAGTAAAGCCTCTAACCGGACGCTCTCATCAGATTCGTGCACAGTTGGCTTCTATGGGTTGCCCTATTATGGGAGACCTTAAGTATGGTTATCCTTCGCCTAATGCGGACCAGAATATTGCTTTGCATGCTCGCCACCTAAGCTTTATACACCCGGTAAAAAAAGAGAAAGTACATTTTTCGGCACCTCTGCCGAGTACACCATATTGGGAGGCTTTTCAAAATATTAATTCGTAA
- a CDS encoding DUF4168 domain-containing protein — MKTMKRKFFALLFGVLGVAAIGASNLSYAQTLPGAGQQQQQVQTDFSEEELKTFIQANKSVVEVQQQAEQKMIQVIEEENMDINRFNEIATAQQDPNQEADATADEMATFNQAAQKVMEVQRETQSEIAEAIESEGMQFNEYRQIMMAYQSSPEVQEKITKLVQEDQNKDQSQN; from the coding sequence ATGAAGACTATGAAGCGTAAATTTTTTGCCCTGCTTTTTGGAGTTCTTGGAGTAGCGGCAATTGGGGCTAGTAACCTGTCATATGCTCAGACACTACCAGGAGCAGGCCAGCAGCAGCAACAGGTACAGACCGATTTTTCTGAGGAAGAACTGAAAACTTTTATCCAGGCTAACAAAAGTGTGGTAGAAGTACAGCAGCAGGCTGAGCAGAAGATGATTCAGGTGATTGAAGAAGAAAACATGGATATTAACAGGTTCAACGAAATTGCTACTGCTCAGCAGGATCCTAATCAGGAAGCTGACGCTACCGCAGATGAGATGGCTACCTTTAATCAGGCCGCTCAAAAGGTGATGGAAGTGCAGCGCGAGACTCAGTCAGAAATAGCTGAGGCTATAGAATCTGAAGGGATGCAGTTTAATGAGTACCGTCAGATTATGATGGCTTACCAGAGTAGCCCAGAGGTACAGGAAAAAATAACGAAGCTGGTTCAGGAAGATCAGAATAAAGATCAAAGCCAGAACTAA